GAGTTTGGCTATAACACTTTTGATTCTATTTTATAGAGTACAACTGTGCGCAATCCTTAATTGCGACGCAAAACTCATTTTTTGATGGCGATTTTTATGCCCATCTACATTCTTCTGTCTACTTTAACCTCAGAGGGCAGAAAAACCCTCAAAGAAAGACCTGAACGAATAAAAGAAGTCAACAAAGAAATCGAAGCCTACGGCGCCAAAGTGTTGCAGCAGTATTCTGTTTTGGGACGCTACGACTTCGTCAAC
This genomic window from Candidatus Bathyarchaeota archaeon contains:
- a CDS encoding GYD domain-containing protein — protein: MPIYILLSTLTSEGRKTLKERPERIKEVNKEIEAYGAKVLQQYSVLGRYDFVNIVEAPNNETITRVSIELGSRGTVHIMSMPAIPIDEFLAMLKK